The genomic window ATTACAAAGCTCATGAATATCGCTCATACAATTGAACTTTAGTCATCAGCTTATTTCAAAACAAGTCATTTACCAAGGATGTTTATCATATATTCATTGATGAAGCAATATGCAAAAAACTCTCTTTAAAAATGCAAAAATCGTTAATCGCTCACAAATTCGGGAAGCGGACCTTCTCGTCAAAGGAGAAAAAATAGAGAAAATAGCAAGCGACATTTCTGACCCTCAGGCCAAGGTTATCGATTTACAAGGTCTGGCGCTTATCCCCGGATGCATAGATGATCAGGTGCACTTCAGAGAACCCGGACTCACCCATAAAGCGACAATAAAAACTGAATCTGCTGCTGCAGTTGCGGGCGGTGTCACCTCGTTTATGGAAATGCCTAATACCCAACCTCAGGCAACAAGCCAGGTTTTATTGGAACAAAAATATCAAATAGCAGCTGCCGAATCACATGCTAACTTCAGTTTTTATATGGGAACCACCAATGAGAACTACGATGAAGTGATGAAGACTAATCTGGAAAATGTTTGTGGATTGAAAATTTTTATGGGTTCATCCACAGGGAACATGCTCGTTGATAAATTGGAAGTTTTAGAAAAAATATTTTCCTCATTCCCTGGATTGATTGCAACCCATTGTGAAGATGAAAACACGATCAAACGGAATTCTGAACTCTTTCTTGAGCAATATGGGTCTCAGTTATCGGCTCAACATCATCCACTCATCAGGAGTCGTGAAGCCTGTTTGATTTCTTCCAAAAGCGCTGTAGAGCTGGCAAAAGAACATGGAACTCGTCTACACGTATTACACATCAGTACCGCTGAAGAGTGCAAACTCTTTGAACCTGCTTTGGATTTGTCCCAAAAGAAAATCACAGCTGAAGCCTGTGTCCATCATATGTACTTCTGTGATGATGATTATGAAAGATTAGGTAACCTCATAAAATGTAATCCTGCGATAAAATCCAGACATGACAGAATTGCAATCTTTAACGCTTTGGAATCCGGAAATATAGATGTCATAGCTACTGATCATGCGCCTCATACTCTCCAAGAGAAAACTCAAAACTATCTTCAATCGCCTTCCGGTTTGCCACTCGTGCAGCACTCTCTCTTGCTCGCTTATACAACCGCAAAGAAAAATCAAAGAGACCTTACTTGGGTAGTCCAAAAAATGGCTCACAATCCTGCCATCTGCTTTAAACTAAGAGGTAGAGGTTTTCTTGATGAGGGCTATTATGCCGATTTGGTGGTGTTTGACCCTGATGGCACTACTCAGATCAGAAACAGTGATGTGCTGTACAAATGTGGCTGGACACCTTTGGATAATGATTACCTGAAAGGGAAAATTATGTCTACATGGGTAAATGGTCAATGCGTTTGGGATGGCAGGAACATAATATCTGCTCAAACTTCAAAAAGGTTGGTTTTTGGATTCAATGTATAATATTTTGTATGTTTGACACTTACATAAGCAGTTTAATCCATGCGCTTGATGCATCATATGGGAGTTTTTAAGTTTATATTTCTGGGTTTGTTTTGTCTCGCAACGATCAGGATGGAGGCAGCACATATCATCGGTGGTGAAATGTATTATCAGTGTCAAGGTTATGGAAAAAATGGCACTGACAGTACTTCGCGTAGATATAAAATCACCATAGAACTTTATCGTGACAAATTTGGGAATGGTGCTGGTTTTGATACTCCCTTAGGTTATACGATATATAGAAAGGTCAAAAACAATTACGAGATATACAAGATCAACAATAGGAATGAAGTCAATGTGAATTTAAATGGTGCACCTAATCTGATCCAAAATCCAACATATAAATGTTTAGTTTTACCAGGAAACATTGGAGTAGAAGTAGGCATATATGAATCCTATATCGATCTTCCTATTTACAACGATGAATATGTAATTGTATGGCAAAGGTGTTGTAGAAATTATACGATTACCAATATCGTTTCTCCAAACAGCACCGGCGTAACTTATACGATCTCAATTAGTGCAGAGGCGCAATTATCGTGCAACAGCAGTCCCAGATTCAAAAATTTCCCTCCTACAGTAGTTTGTGTAAATAATCCACTATCATTTGATCACTCAGCAATAGACGACGACGGGGATTTGTTAATTTACGATTTGTGCGCACCACTGCATGGTGGTGGCCTGAGCAATATCGGATGCGATATGATTATCCCAAATCCCGACTGCCCGCCTCCATTTGAGGAAGTGAATTTTCGTCTTCCGTACTATAGTCCTCAAAACCCAATGGGAGGCAATCCCGCTGTCACGATTAACTCAATTACCGGTTTAATCACCGGCGAACCTAATGATGTAGGTCAATTCGTCGTAGGTGTATGCGTCCATGAATACAGAAACGGGATCTTGCTTTCTACCGTCCAAAGGGATTTTCAGTTCAATGTAGCGATATGTCAGGGCACAGTTGTAGCAGAACTGGGTGGTGGCAAAAAAATAGGCAGAAGAGAATACGAATTTTTAGTTTGCAATTCAGACAGTTTCAGCTTCAATAATAAAAGCTATTTGCAGAATTTTATAAGCGGTATCCAATGGCAATATGAGAATAACGGAGGAATAGATAGTTCTGATAAATGGTCGCCCTCCATAAAATTTGATACAGGAGGAATTCACATAGGCAAGATGTATTTAAACCCTGGCTTGGAATGTTCAGACTCGCTTTTCTATTCGAACAGACTCGTACCTGACCTCAAAGCAGATTTTACTGTCAATTTTGATACTTGCCTTGCAGGGCCGGTCTCATTTGTTAACAATTCTAGTTCCAGTGCCAGTACAATAAAAGAGTTCTCGTGGAGTTTAGGAGATGGATTTACCAGCAACAATCCTGACGCCTCCATCCAGTACGTCCGTCCGGGAAAATATCAAATCGGACTGGCAATCGAAGATCAGTTCGGCTGCATTCAAAAAGCAAATAGAATTCTTGAGTATTATCCAGCACCTAAAATACTGATCTTTGATCCAAATCACACCGAAGGCTGTATTCCTCTTGAAGTCAGTCTGCGCAACATCAGCTTTCCTACTGATTCTTCTTATAAACTCCAATGGGAGTTTTCTGACGGTGCCGGCGTCACAGGTGGGTCCATCAGACATCAATTTGATTCCATCGGCACTTATGATGTGAAGCTCAAGGTGACATCCCCTTTAGGATGTTACAATGAAGCAGAATTTAAAAATGTCTTCAGGGTATATCCACCACCTGTAGCGGGTTATACGCTCGACTCAACGAGAATCAATTTAAAAAATGCCGTTATCAATTTGGTAGATACCAGCAGAACAACTACCGGTCGTAGCTGGCTGATTGACAGCTTGGATTTCTATTTTGATAAAGAACTCAGGATCCAATTTGATCGTCCGGGTTGGCACACCATAGACCTTATTGCTGTGGACAAGTACCTTTGCACCGACACGGTTCAAGCAAGAGTTTTTGTCTATGAAAATTTTACAATATTTATGCCTACCGCCTTTAGCCCTAATGGTGACGGCACCAATGAAGAATTCAAGCCTGTCGGTCAATTTCCGGATTTGGAGAAGTACAGTTTGTCAATTTTTGACAGATGGGGTGCTAGAGTTTTCCAGACAGATCAGATCGGTCAAGGGTGGAACGGGAAAATGCAGAATGAAGGCAACCTGATGCCTGCAGGAGTTTATATTTACCATCTTACTTACCAAAGACGTGGAGAAAAGGAATCTAAAACCACGAATACTGTAACACTTTTGCGATAACCGATGAATGCTTCGAATAGAAAACGATTCGAATATCTGGAGACCGAATTGCTTCAAGTTGCTTCCCCTGAAAGAGCCAGCCAAATGAAGGCTTATATGCGGGATCAATTTGACTACCTGGGCATCAATTCACCGCAAAGAAAAGAAATCAGCAGATTCGCAAATACTCAATTTCCATTTCAAAAAATCAGTGATTTTGCTGAATGGATGAGCACCTGCTGGAAACAACCGTACAGGGAATATAAATACATTTGTTTCGACCTGGGATTTCGATTGACCAAAAAGATGGATGTCAATTGGGTTGAATTTTTTGAACCTTATATTGTTAAAGATTCCTGGTGGGACACAGTTGACGGAATCACACCCCATTTCCTTGGTGATCTGCTTAAAAGTAAACCAAAAATGCTGAGAACCAAATGCGAACAATGGATCGAATCGGACAACATTTGGTATCAGCGATCTGCACACATTGTACAATTGAGATATGCCAGGGACACAGATTTTCCTTTAATGTGCGAGATGATTTTACGCAGAGCTGATTCCAAAGAGTTTTTTGTAAAAAAAGCAGCTGGCTGGGCACTGAGACAATATTCAAAATACGAGCCAGATAAGGTTAAAAAATTTATCGAAAAAAATACACTATCAGGATTGACGGTAAGGGAAGGCATGAAGCATATTACCAAGACGACCACTTAGATTTTATCCGTTGTATTCAATGCTTGTTTTCCAAAAGCAAACCCATAAGAACGAGATCCACCCAATCCTGTCGGAATCGATGCAGTGATATATCATTAGGTTAAAAACTTAGAATAAATCAATTTTAGAGTAAATTTATTCTTATACTTGATTCATAATGTGTATTTTTACACCTTATAAAAGGGATATATGATGCAATTATTAAAAAATATTTTAGAAAAACTGGAATCCTTCTATGCTCATGAACCAAAAGGCCAGTACACTCTAGATTATGTGGGCTTCATAGAATGGAATATAAATCATGCTGGATACCAGCATGAAGTCAAATACAATCCACATTGGGATGGAAAAGAAAAGGGCAGATCTATGGATAGTATCATCTGCACTTTATTAAATCAATTAAACAAATACGCAAAGACATACTCGAAATCTGCTATGTCAGATTCAGATTTTTCTACCCAAGATGAGTTTATATACTTGATCAATCTTAAAGAAAAAGGGCCAATGTCAAAGATGGATCTGATCAAAATGAATATCCATGACAAATCTATTGGCATGAAAGTGATTTCTCGGCTAATTGAACATAACTGGATAATCCAAACTGAATCAAATAATGATAAAAGAAAAAAAATTATCAAAATATCGCGGCAAGGACTTGAAGCCCTGCAAGCTATCATGCCTAAAATAAAATTAGCTTCAAGAATAGTCACTGGGCACCTATCCCATTCGGATAAATGCACTCTAATAAATGCATTAAACAAACTTGACAAGTTTCATAAATCTATATTCCAACAAAACATTGCCAGCTCTGATCTATTAGAAGCCGTAACCCAAAACTATCTATAGGATATGCTTAAAAAAATCTCAATCATAGGTGGTGGTCTGTCTGGTTTATCTGCTGCATGCTATCTAGCAAAATCAGGACACCATGTCGATATTTATGAAAAAAACAATTCTCTTGGAGGACGTGCACGTCAAATCCAAACTCCTGATGGTTATGTCTTCGATATGGGTCCAAGTTGGTATTGGATGCACGATGTATTAGAAAATTTCTTCGCTGATTTTGGGAAAAAATCTGACCAATATTATGAACTGATTTCACTAGACCCACAGTTTGAAATGGTTTTTTCTGACGGCACAATTCAAATTCCCAAAGATTTTAGTGAATTAACCAAACTATTCGAATCGATGGAGCCTGGTGCTGGAAAACGTCTAAATGCCTTTATGGAAGATGCGAAGATCAAATACACTGTCAGTATGACCAATTACATTGAAAAACCCTGCTTATCTCTAACAGAGTTTTTCACTTTGGACATTTTTAAAAGTGTCATGAAGCTCAATTTATTCAGTGATTTTAGAAGTTTTGTGAGGAAGTACTTCCGACATCCAAAACTGATTGCACTTATGGAATTTCCAGTGATTTTTTTAGGAGCAGCACCACAATCGATTCCCGCGCTATATAGTTTGATGAATTATGGAGGACTAGTACTTGGCACAAAATATCCGCTTGGAGGGTTCTTTAAAATTATAGAAGCCATGCAATCCATTGCAATAGAACTAGGAGTAAAAATCCATTGTAACTGTTCCGTCCACAAAATGACGATCTACAACGATCAAATCAAATCCTTACAGGTTAACGAAAATCAAATCATCACGGATCTGGTAGTTGCGTCAGCAGATTATCATCACATAGAAAGCTTGTTGCCAAAAGATTGTGTAAATTATTCAGAAGAATATTGGGATAGCAGATCTCTTTCTCCTTCTACTTTAATTTTTTATTTGGGACTGGACAAGCCATTGCCCGGTTTGCTCCACCATACCCTATTCTTTGAACCTTCATTAGACCAACACTTACATGAGTTATATAAAGAAAGCAAATGGCCTAGCAACCCACTTTTTTATGTATGCTGCCCATCCAAGACAGATCGCATTGTAATGCCACATAATCATGAAAATCTTTTCTTATTAATGCCGATTCCAGCTGGAGTTTCTGACAAACCCAATTTGCATGAATATTATTTTGAATTGATGCTCAAACGAATTGAAAAACACACTGGTTTTACAGATCTGAAAAGTCATATAGATTATAAAAAGTCCTTTTGCATATCTGACTTCATTCGCGATTATAATGCATTCAAAGGAAATGCTTATGGACTTGCAAATACTTTAAAGCAAACTGCTATATTAAAACCGTCCATCAAAAATAAAAAGATCAAAAATTTATATTATGCAGGTCATCTCACTGTGCCAGGACCTGGAGTTCCCCCTTCGATTATTTCTGGAAAAATTGTTGCAAAGCAAATTTTACGAACACTAGACTAAAGGATATGAAGCAAGTTTTCGATGAATTCTCAAGACAAGCATGCAAGATGCTAACCCACAAATATAGCACAAGCTTTTCACTTGGAATTATGTGTATAGATCGAAATATACGTGGACATATATATGCCCTATACGGTTTCGTGAGGTTGGCAGATGAAATAGTGGATAGTTTCCATGAGGCCAACAAACGGGAACTCCTGCAAAGACTAGAAAAGGAAACATGGCAAGCAATACACGACCAGATTTCTATCAATCCAGTGCTTCAAGCATTTCAAGAAACTGTCAATAAAGTGGGAATTGATAGGGAGCTGATTGAACATTTTTTAAACAGCATGAAAATGGATTTAGAGGACATCAAATATGATGATAGTTTATATAAACAATACATCCACGGATCAGCAGAAGTAGTAGGCCTTATTTGCTTGAAAATATTTGTCCAAGGAGACAAAAAACTATTTGAAGAACTTAAACCTTATGCATTGAGACTAGGTTCAGCCTTTCAAAAAGTAAACTTCCTTAGAGACATCAAGCAGGATCTGAACACACTGGGAAGATCATACTTTCCAAATATTCAGTCCAAGGTATTTGATACAGGCACAAAGGAAATAATAGAAGAAGAAATTGAGATGGAATTCGCGGAAGCACTAAAAGGAATACTCAAGCTTCCACATAACTCGAGATTTGGAGTATATTTGGCATTTCGATATTATTCAGCGCTCTTTCACAAAATTAAAAAAACGCCAGCATCTGAAATTATGAAAGCAAGAATCCGTATTAACAATTTCAATAAATTGCTTATTTTCATTTCAAGCAATTTGAAATATAAATTTATTATTTCAAAATGAATTATCCTTCTCATTCAAAATCGAGATCCTTGCTTAAGTTGGTATGCCAAATGAGCATAAATCAAAATATAGAAAAACAAATGAGTATAGAATCAATACTATCAAAACTTTATTACTTAAAGTATCAATACCGCTTGTAGTATATCACATTTGTCACCTCTCAAAATAAATGTACATGTTGAATCTATTAATAATACTATCCACTTACATAAGTATGGAAGCAGCTACTTGGACTATCCATAAATATGTGATGCATGGGTTCCTTTGGTTTTTACACAGAGATCACCATGATCATTCTACAAAAGGCGCATTTGAAAAAAATGATTGGTTTTTTGTTATTTTTGCAACGCCTGCTATTCTACTGATTTACCTCGGAGTGAGTACTGTCTACTCGCAATTATTATACATCGGAATTGGTATAACAATGTACGGTTTTTCATATTTTTTTGTACATGACATTTTCATCCATCAGCGACTCAAAGTCCTACAGCAAACGAAAAATCCATATTTAAAGGCAATCAGAGAGCCCACAAGCAACACCACAAACATATCTCTAAAGAAAATGGCGAGTGCTTTGGATTTTTATGGGTACCAATTAAATACTTCAAACTCTATTTAAAATAATACAATGAGTCCTTATTTACATTATACATACTTATTAGTTCTGTTCTTTGCAGTCATCATTTGTTTTCTGTTCTCATATCATAAAAAAATTAAATTCCATCTTCACTTTAATTTCTTGTTTCCTTCAATAGGATTGGTAGCAATACCCTTTATTGCCTGGGATATTATCTTTACTAAAGCAGGTATTTGGTGGTTTGATCATACTTATACAATTGGAACCGATATTATTAATTTACCAATTGAAGAATGGATGTTTTTTGTCTGTATCCCTTTCTCTTGCATGTTTACTTATT from Saprospiraceae bacterium includes these protein-coding regions:
- a CDS encoding DNA alkylation repair protein; the encoded protein is MNASNRKRFEYLETELLQVASPERASQMKAYMRDQFDYLGINSPQRKEISRFANTQFPFQKISDFAEWMSTCWKQPYREYKYICFDLGFRLTKKMDVNWVEFFEPYIVKDSWWDTVDGITPHFLGDLLKSKPKMLRTKCEQWIESDNIWYQRSAHIVQLRYARDTDFPLMCEMILRRADSKEFFVKKAAGWALRQYSKYEPDKVKKFIEKNTLSGLTVREGMKHITKTTT
- a CDS encoding gliding motility-associated C-terminal domain-containing protein codes for the protein MRLMHHMGVFKFIFLGLFCLATIRMEAAHIIGGEMYYQCQGYGKNGTDSTSRRYKITIELYRDKFGNGAGFDTPLGYTIYRKVKNNYEIYKINNRNEVNVNLNGAPNLIQNPTYKCLVLPGNIGVEVGIYESYIDLPIYNDEYVIVWQRCCRNYTITNIVSPNSTGVTYTISISAEAQLSCNSSPRFKNFPPTVVCVNNPLSFDHSAIDDDGDLLIYDLCAPLHGGGLSNIGCDMIIPNPDCPPPFEEVNFRLPYYSPQNPMGGNPAVTINSITGLITGEPNDVGQFVVGVCVHEYRNGILLSTVQRDFQFNVAICQGTVVAELGGGKKIGRREYEFLVCNSDSFSFNNKSYLQNFISGIQWQYENNGGIDSSDKWSPSIKFDTGGIHIGKMYLNPGLECSDSLFYSNRLVPDLKADFTVNFDTCLAGPVSFVNNSSSSASTIKEFSWSLGDGFTSNNPDASIQYVRPGKYQIGLAIEDQFGCIQKANRILEYYPAPKILIFDPNHTEGCIPLEVSLRNISFPTDSSYKLQWEFSDGAGVTGGSIRHQFDSIGTYDVKLKVTSPLGCYNEAEFKNVFRVYPPPVAGYTLDSTRINLKNAVINLVDTSRTTTGRSWLIDSLDFYFDKELRIQFDRPGWHTIDLIAVDKYLCTDTVQARVFVYENFTIFMPTAFSPNGDGTNEEFKPVGQFPDLEKYSLSIFDRWGARVFQTDQIGQGWNGKMQNEGNLMPAGVYIYHLTYQRRGEKESKTTNTVTLLR
- a CDS encoding dihydroorotase, whose translation is MQKTLFKNAKIVNRSQIREADLLVKGEKIEKIASDISDPQAKVIDLQGLALIPGCIDDQVHFREPGLTHKATIKTESAAAVAGGVTSFMEMPNTQPQATSQVLLEQKYQIAAAESHANFSFYMGTTNENYDEVMKTNLENVCGLKIFMGSSTGNMLVDKLEVLEKIFSSFPGLIATHCEDENTIKRNSELFLEQYGSQLSAQHHPLIRSREACLISSKSAVELAKEHGTRLHVLHISTAEECKLFEPALDLSQKKITAEACVHHMYFCDDDYERLGNLIKCNPAIKSRHDRIAIFNALESGNIDVIATDHAPHTLQEKTQNYLQSPSGLPLVQHSLLLAYTTAKKNQRDLTWVVQKMAHNPAICFKLRGRGFLDEGYYADLVVFDPDGTTQIRNSDVLYKCGWTPLDNDYLKGKIMSTWVNGQCVWDGRNIISAQTSKRLVFGFNV
- a CDS encoding winged helix DNA-binding protein codes for the protein MMQLLKNILEKLESFYAHEPKGQYTLDYVGFIEWNINHAGYQHEVKYNPHWDGKEKGRSMDSIICTLLNQLNKYAKTYSKSAMSDSDFSTQDEFIYLINLKEKGPMSKMDLIKMNIHDKSIGMKVISRLIEHNWIIQTESNNDKRKKIIKISRQGLEALQAIMPKIKLASRIVTGHLSHSDKCTLINALNKLDKFHKSIFQQNIASSDLLEAVTQNYL
- a CDS encoding phytoene/squalene synthase family protein — its product is MKQVFDEFSRQACKMLTHKYSTSFSLGIMCIDRNIRGHIYALYGFVRLADEIVDSFHEANKRELLQRLEKETWQAIHDQISINPVLQAFQETVNKVGIDRELIEHFLNSMKMDLEDIKYDDSLYKQYIHGSAEVVGLICLKIFVQGDKKLFEELKPYALRLGSAFQKVNFLRDIKQDLNTLGRSYFPNIQSKVFDTGTKEIIEEEIEMEFAEALKGILKLPHNSRFGVYLAFRYYSALFHKIKKTPASEIMKARIRINNFNKLLIFISSNLKYKFIISK
- a CDS encoding oleate hydratase, which codes for MLKKISIIGGGLSGLSAACYLAKSGHHVDIYEKNNSLGGRARQIQTPDGYVFDMGPSWYWMHDVLENFFADFGKKSDQYYELISLDPQFEMVFSDGTIQIPKDFSELTKLFESMEPGAGKRLNAFMEDAKIKYTVSMTNYIEKPCLSLTEFFTLDIFKSVMKLNLFSDFRSFVRKYFRHPKLIALMEFPVIFLGAAPQSIPALYSLMNYGGLVLGTKYPLGGFFKIIEAMQSIAIELGVKIHCNCSVHKMTIYNDQIKSLQVNENQIITDLVVASADYHHIESLLPKDCVNYSEEYWDSRSLSPSTLIFYLGLDKPLPGLLHHTLFFEPSLDQHLHELYKESKWPSNPLFYVCCPSKTDRIVMPHNHENLFLLMPIPAGVSDKPNLHEYYFELMLKRIEKHTGFTDLKSHIDYKKSFCISDFIRDYNAFKGNAYGLANTLKQTAILKPSIKNKKIKNLYYAGHLTVPGPGVPPSIISGKIVAKQILRTLD